CAGAGGATGCTGCCGGCAGTGGCCAGTTCTGGAGCCGGCAATATTGTCGCCGGAACGGTTTTCCACAGGTTATCCACAGTTCCAAACGTTTCGCCGGGCCTACCGGGCTGGAGGAATATCTCGGCATGGGGTTCGGCATTGCGCTGACCCTGAGCGTCGAGGCGGAGGTGCTGTATTTCGACAGCGACCATTATTTCTGGCGCGCCGGCCCCTTGCGCTTGCGCCTGCCGGCCTGGCTCGCGCCAGGGCGGTTAAGGATCGGCCATGTCGATTGCGACCAAGGCTGGTTCGCCTTCACGCTTGCGCTCGACCACCCGTGGTTCGGCGCGCTGGTGCGCCAGACCTGCCTGTTCACCGAATATCGTCCGGGAGCCGCGTCATGAACGACCCAGTCTTCATCAGCTTGCTGTTGGCGCAGGTCGCGATGGGCGGGTTCGATACCATCTATCACCATGAACTGACTCAGCGGCTCGCCTGGAGGCCGGGACAGGCGACCGAGCTGCGTCTGCACGGCGTACGCAACATGATCTACGCGCTGGTCTTTCTGATGCTTGGCTGGACCCAGCCGCACGGACTGGCGGCAATGCTGCTGATTGGCGCGCTGCTGGTCGAGCTCGGGATCACCTTATGCGATTTCGTCGAGGAGGACCGGGTCCGCGCGCTGCCCGCCAGCGAACGCGTGACTCATACCTTGCTCACGCTCAACTATGGCGTGCTGCTGGCGATGCTTGCGCCGGTGTTGCTGGCGGGTGCGGCGCGGCCGACCGGCCTTGTCATTGAGGGGCATGGCGTCGTCTCGATCCTGCTGAGCATCGCGGCCGGCGGCGTGGTGGTCAGCGGCATTCGCGACCTGCTGGCGGCGGCGCGCAACCATCGGCTCGATGAGTCACAAGCCAGCGAACTGGCGAACGCGCTCGGTGAGCGCAAGGCGATCCTGATCACGGGAGGCACCGGCTTTATCGGCCATCGCCTGGTCGCGGCGCTGGTCGAGGCGGGGCACGACGTTACGGTCCTGACGCGCGATCT
This portion of the Sphingomonas sp. So64.6b genome encodes:
- a CDS encoding DUF4166 domain-containing protein; translated protein: MASLAATPSALRFRQPAPRNTTVVDPRFRQLLGDTGWAYLPPSVRARFGRKALATQTISYVGEVSECRMNLAGRVLANLCRLVGAPLPLNTDTGVAAAVCVTEDAAGSGQFWSRQYCRRNGFPQVIHSSKRFAGPTGLEEYLGMGFGIALTLSVEAEVLYFDSDHYFWRAGPLRLRLPAWLAPGRLRIGHVDCDQGWFAFTLALDHPWFGALVRQTCLFTEYRPGAAS